One stretch of Rathayibacter festucae DSM 15932 DNA includes these proteins:
- the secF gene encoding protein translocase subunit SecF, translated as MASFSQFGNDLYTGKRSVDFVGRRRTWYLISIAIILLTVLGTAARGGFNFSIEFTGGSEFTVTSPENLDQTAATDAVTSVSPDAVPRVSIVGDDSIRVQTSQLSTDESTQVRNALSEAYSVPTEQVASSFIGAAWGSDVTQQAVRGLIIFVILAALAMWAYFRTWKMSLAAIVALLHDLVIVAGVYGITGTEVSPAAVIGLLTILGYSLYDTVVVFDKIRENTAEALGSTTKTFSETVNLAENQTLVRSINTSIVAALPVAAILVIGAFVLGAGTLRDISLALLIGIIVGTYSTIFVAAPLYAQLRSGEAEIGKHDKRVVSARERAATPVVQG; from the coding sequence ATGGCCAGCTTCTCGCAGTTCGGAAACGACCTCTACACCGGCAAGCGCTCGGTCGACTTCGTCGGTCGCCGGCGCACCTGGTACCTCATCTCGATCGCGATCATCCTGCTCACCGTGCTCGGCACGGCGGCGCGCGGTGGCTTCAACTTCAGCATCGAGTTCACCGGCGGCTCGGAGTTCACGGTCACCTCACCGGAGAACCTGGACCAGACCGCCGCGACGGACGCCGTCACCTCGGTCTCGCCCGACGCCGTCCCGCGCGTCTCGATCGTCGGCGACGACTCGATCCGGGTGCAGACCAGCCAGCTGTCGACCGACGAGTCGACCCAGGTCCGCAACGCGCTGTCCGAGGCGTACTCCGTCCCGACGGAGCAGGTCGCGTCGTCCTTCATCGGCGCCGCCTGGGGCTCGGACGTCACGCAGCAGGCCGTCCGCGGCCTGATCATCTTCGTGATCCTCGCCGCCCTGGCGATGTGGGCCTACTTCCGGACCTGGAAGATGTCCCTCGCCGCGATCGTCGCGCTCCTGCACGACCTCGTGATCGTGGCCGGCGTCTACGGCATCACCGGGACGGAGGTCTCGCCGGCGGCGGTCATCGGACTGCTCACCATCCTCGGCTACTCGCTCTACGACACGGTCGTCGTCTTCGACAAGATCCGCGAGAACACCGCGGAGGCGCTCGGCAGCACCACCAAGACCTTCTCCGAGACGGTCAACCTCGCCGAGAACCAGACGCTGGTGCGCTCGATCAACACCTCGATCGTCGCGGCCCTGCCGGTCGCCGCGATCCTCGTGATCGGCGCCTTCGTCCTCGGTGCCGGCACGCTGCGCGACATCTCGCTCGCGCTGCTGATCGGCATCATCGTCGGCACCTACTCGACGATCTTCGTCGCCGCCCCGCTCTACGCCCAGCTGCGCAGCGGCGAGGCCGAGATCGGCAAGCACGACAAGCGGGTCGTCTCGGCCCGCGAGCGCGCCGCGACCCCCGTCGTCCAGGGCTGA